The Nicotiana tomentosiformis chromosome 2, ASM39032v3, whole genome shotgun sequence genome includes the window gaaaaacaaataggaaaaactatgaaagtatatatagacgatatgctcgttaagtctctACATACAGGTAGCCACCTGAGACATCTGCAAGAAATATTTTACACACTAAGGGTGCACAATAtcaagcttaaccccgagaagtgtgcgttcggggtCGGATCATATAAATTCTTAGGGTTCCTAGTCTCACAAAGAGGAATTGAGGtgaatcccgacaaaatcaaggcgaTAGAGGATATCCCGGATCAACTATTCAACGTAAAGGAAGTACAGAGACTCACAGGCAAAATAGCGACTTTGAGCAGGTTCATCTCCCGATCATCGGAGAAGTGTCATCGCTTCTtcgcactactcaaaaagaaaagcAACTTCGAGTGGACGCCAGTGTCGGCAAGCcttgaaggaattgaagaaatacttgtCAAGCCCTCTTTTGCTCTTGAAACCTAAAGAAGGAGAATCATTGCTGGTCTACCTGGCGGtctcagaagttgcggtaagcgTAGTTTTAGTTCAGGAGGAAAAAAGTACACAATTCCCCatatattacattagcaaaattttaacgggagcagaaacacgctacccacatctggaaaagCTAGCCTTAGCTCTCGTGGTAGCTGCCCGGAAGctaaggccctacttccaatgccacctgaTAACCGTGGTGACTGCTTTTCCTTTGAGGAATATACTCCATAGACCCGAACTCTctggcagattggccaaatgggtcattCAAATGAGCGAGTTTTACATAGAGTATAAACCGAGGATAGCGATTAAATCACAAGTCctggctgacttcgtggctgaTTTTAGCCCTGGACTATTGCCTCTAGCTGCCAAAGAGGAAACAATGGTGTCAGAGCCGGCACCGGGAGTCTGGACCTTATTCACGGATGAAGCTTCAAACGTGAAAGGGTCTGGACTTGGAATAGTCTTGGTCATGctttcgggggaaaccttaaggcaagccatcagaactatccctctaactaacaatgaggcagagtatgaagctttgattacaGGACTCGAATTAACCCAGGGACTTGACTCCGAAGCCATCAAAGTGAAATGTGATTCACAGttagtggtaaatcaggtctacgaaatttttgacaccaaagaagagcgtatgcaacaatacgtagtAAGGGTTCAGGCTTTATTGACAAGATTCCAGGAGTAGTCAATAACCcacatcccgagggaagaaaacgtgaaagcggatgcattagcaaatTTGGGCTCATCAACAGAAATCCAAGGACCGGAATCGGGCACAATTGTACAACTGATGAACTGAGCTTTGGACACGGATGGCTATTAcgaggtaaattcgactagtctgGTCTAGGACTAGAGAAATGAGATAATTAATTACCTCGAGCATGGAAAGTTGACCGAGATAATTAATTACCTCGAGCATGGAAAGTTGACCGAAGACTCCAAAACATCGAGAGCATTGTGCGCCAAAGCCGCACGCTAaaaagtagggattttgaccgcttattttctctcttttacttgcgttttagctcaaaatgcTTAAAGATATTCCCAAGAACTAGTGAAATGAGCTTTCTTGCAGGAATAAAGGGAAACGAGCCGAGgaagtgaaaatcaactcaaaaaggagtcaaAATTGGACAaagaccaaaacaaggcaaaactgcttacagtgcggaccgcacaatactgtgtgcggctgCAAATAATAAAGAAGCCCTGTCAGATTAGCTTCAtagtatgcagaccgcataattttggtgcggtcGCAGAAGAGAGATTCAGAGAGTTGGAATTTTTGGAAAGCTGAAGAAATGTGGACTGCACcattattatgcggccgcaggatgccaagtgcggtcgcactcactattatgcggcccgcaaatgACCAGAATCAGAGAGCCTTGATTGAAGCTATGCGGAtgacactattattgtgcggtTGTGGGATTCAAAGGTGCGACCGGATTCAAAAGTATGCAGTCCGCAGAAGAAGGTCCAAGTCCCAGCCCAAGTCAAGTGTGCGACCGCACTtagaaatgtgtggtccgcactcagaaatgtgcggtccacacaattagaCGAAGTGCGGCCGCATCCCATTTTTATTCGACCGTAGAAGGCCCAGTTGaccagaattatgcggccacacAACCTCCGcatgggcatttttgtcagatatttttagcttagtataaatagaacgttttgttatttttagggtaagttttgttttgggagagcacctaaactatttttctttaatgttttgagtaatattgtactagattagcttctaaagattatattttctttccctaatcaattattatgcattctatcttaatttcttcttgtatttcttcatttttcatgcgtagttaaatttctagctagggttgtggcccaaccctagtgtgggtacttaataggtgtttgatttaggattagtttgtgattgggttagtgatatttagccgaGTTCATGCTTGAAtacaagaattaatggttgcaatcattgattcatgcctaattgacttagtctctacttgataaagagagactaagtctagaaaaacttggctaacaagaaattagggtgaactcaataaattgatagccccaattaaaggggctgaatctagagatagtaagacccgacttgagcatttatcacgtGATTTGtacaatacccatttggacttgagaaagctaaattgggcaaaatcactcaaactaccgagaggtatagagtggataattgcgtgtgattgctatattacaaccccgaccaatcaaacttgccctagagtttacaacccattaggtaaccacctaggtggaggtcacaaccctagatcttttatcatttggaaaacaaccaaaaccaaaaatattgtcttctagttttTTAATTACAATCAATAGTTTAAATTAGAAGTAGAAATAACAAACAAGAATATGGAAGCGTAATCTAAGGCATATAGTCCAATTatactaaatatatacctaatcccaattctaacttcctgaggattcgaccccgacttgcgttgggttttattattgcttcgaccgcctcactacctatatttgtggtgtgagtttgggcaacACCAATTTTTGGCACCATTGTcggggagttaaacggatttagctatatatctaggtttttgtgtgatttgtcttcttttccttccgagtcattaatttttcttttgaattaCTTATAGGTACgagaatggctctcaacaatgagcccattggtaatttgccattggggaaggaagtggacgatgatcaaggagatgaggttcttcccgagcctcaagcaaataggcgaggccgaccgcctcaagataATGTTCCCGTCCCTCTCTGACCCCCACCAAGAGCGGCAgcgcaccgggtgttgccgaacgagagttatgcaagtgctatagtctcACCCCACATTAGGGAGGGCAATttccaaatcaccaacgtgatgcttacactacttgagaaacggggattcttcaccggggctccaaatcaaaataCTTACATGCATCTCAAGGGTTTGGACTGgctagagagattgcccaatcattccatccatacatgggatgagttggccgaaatattcattgccaaattcttctctccggggcacatggctacactacgggatgaaattctagcgttcaagcaagagctcaatgagccattgcacgagatttgggaaagatatcgtaccatggttaaagagtacccgaataatgatatgaccgaggccatgatccaacaaaccttctacagggggatcaacacaacaaatcaatgtgtggtaaatcaactcaccggcgggaacttcatgaacacaccttatgccgaagcttgtaaaattatggatgagatggcggatacctcatcggcatggcaaagtaagGCCAATGTTCCGCAAGGTAACCCCAATGTcattcacctacacaaagaaCTCCATGATCATGGGTAAGCTATCGCAGAGTTAACAACCACAACGAACCTATTGGCAAAAGCTCAGCTGCAACAAGTTCAAAGGCCAAAATAAGTGAATGCGATGGAAAGCGTAAATATGATGATGAACGATAGACGACAAAAAGGTCAACAAGGGCAAAGCCGTCCGGAACAAttcatgcaagatgatagtgggtatgaccaaggtgattcgtataataatcaagaagaagaagtgcaatacgtcaacaattattaaggtcaaagaaacaatgctcaaaatcaacaacaatggagatcacaaggaaattggaacaaccaaggccaccaaggcaattggagtggtggcaacaacaatcaaggcaattagagaaataacaataatcaaggcaattggaataatcaaagaaaccaaggcaattggggtggcaacaatcaaagtaattggggAGGTAATCAATGAGGgcggaataacaacaacaaccgggggtcgggttttcaaagacCCCCGATGTTCCAAAAACCGAGCAatccacctccttatccttctcaagGCCCGAGCTCttctaacaatgagatgggacggattaaaaatatgttcaaacaaatgatggagaaaaatgcagGCTCCGATGCttaattagcctcccacaacatttcaatccgcaatttggaggttcaacttggccaaatctcacaagcattgaacactcgtactaagggggcactaccaagtgatacgatGGTGAACCTAAAGGATGGGAATAATACGGGATATGCTATGGCCGTGACTAcgagaagtggaaaaggtggagatataaccacctcaaatcaaagaagaattgtggatgatgatgttgtggttcaagaagatgaaattccaagcaatgtgaTTCAAGCTAATGACGAAGTCAGAATTTATATttatgaaaatgtggaggagacgcaagaagagatgaacccatctagggagtACGTGAGTAACATACCGGAACCgatagtgccaaaggctaaggcaccaatgccaaggcctcatCCTCCATATCCCCAAAGGCTTGCAAAgaaaaatagtgagaaccaattcaaaaagtttattgacatgatgaagagtttgtctatcaatgtaccattagctgaggcgttggaacaaatgctgggttatgcaaagttcatgaaggacttggtcaccaagaagaggtcgatgaattgtgaaactatcaagatgacacatcaagtgagtgctattgtgcactcaatggctccgaaattggaagatccggGTGCATTCACAATCCCTTACACTATTGGGAGcaccgactttgccaaagctttatgtgatttgggggcaagtatcaacttgatgccctacgttgtgttcaaaactttgggaattgggcaaccaagactcacatctatgaggttgcaaatggagAATCGGAatatgaagaggccattgggtattgttgatgatgtattagtccatgttgataagttcatccttctagcggactttgtgatccttgattatgaggttgattatgaggtacatattatcttgggtagacctttccttgctacggggaaggctcttgttgatgtgaaaGCCGATgagctcactttccgggtgggtgacgaaaaggtggttttccatgtgtgcaaatcgatgaggcaaccaaatggcaatgaagtttgttcattcgtggatttagtgaccaaagtaattgttgatgattCTAGTGACACAATGAATGTTGATAATAATTTAGAAGTCGTATTGCTCAAccttgatgatgatgaggagaaAGAAGGCTATGTGGAGTGTGTGAATGCATTGCAAAggatggggtcgtacacttatgagcCCCGCAAGCTATCTtttgatcttgaaaataggaagactaccccaacaaagccctcaatggaggagcctcccactttggagttaaagccattgcctccacatctcaggtatgaattccttggcccttcttctactttaccggttatccTTTATTCTTAtttgactaacatgcaggtagaGTCCACATTGGAGGTTCTACAAAGGAGGAAAAGAGCAATCGGATGGACCTTGGCGAATATCCAGGGCATAAGccctgccttttgcatgcacaagattatattGGAGAAGGGTGCCAAACCCTCTGTTGAACATCAAAAGAGGTAAAataaagcaatgcaagaggtaatcaagaaggagatcataaagtggttggatgccaggGTTGTTTATCCCATTTTCGATAGCTCATTGACTTCTccagtgcaatgtgtcccaaagaaagggggcatgaccgtgataacaaatgacaagaatgaattgatccccacaagaactgtcaccggtttgagagtgtgcatggactataggaagctccacaaagtcactcggaaagatcattttccgctttcatttcttgatcaaatgtt containing:
- the LOC138905578 gene encoding uncharacterized protein, which encodes MSEFYIEYKPRIAIKSQVLADFVADFSPGLLPLAAKEETMVSEPAPGVWTLFTDEASNVKGSGLGIVLVMLSGETLRQAIRTIPLTNNEAEYEALITGLELTQGLDSEAIKVKCDSQLVVNQVYEIFDTKEERMQQYVVRVQALLTRFQE